In the genome of Paenibacillus sp. FSL R5-0766, one region contains:
- a CDS encoding LysE family transporter, whose protein sequence is MEIYIKFVLIGLAIAMPVGAITVEMTKQGLRNGFIHGWAVGLGGMTIDAGLILAMYFGFASVLSLPYVQIPLWLAGAGFLAFLGYDSIRNSDLDMATSDNTKGKIKKSFWRTYRNGLLVAVSPGNLMFWISVFGVVLSDSYQSTGKLSFIIAGFGVLCGILIHDLGLLSIVSVTRKVMSKKMIQAVSAMAGVLLLGFSFYFLYKFIFALWLLFQ, encoded by the coding sequence ATGGAAATCTATATTAAATTCGTCCTGATTGGTCTCGCTATTGCCATGCCAGTGGGAGCAATTACTGTAGAGATGACCAAGCAGGGATTGAGAAATGGGTTTATCCATGGCTGGGCCGTCGGTCTTGGAGGCATGACAATTGATGCTGGTTTGATACTGGCCATGTACTTCGGGTTTGCTTCCGTCTTATCTCTTCCTTATGTACAAATTCCACTATGGCTTGCGGGAGCTGGATTTCTGGCCTTTCTGGGATACGATTCAATCCGGAACTCAGATCTGGATATGGCAACATCAGATAATACGAAAGGAAAAATCAAAAAATCGTTTTGGAGGACATACCGCAATGGCTTATTGGTAGCGGTTTCCCCTGGTAATCTTATGTTTTGGATATCTGTTTTTGGTGTTGTATTGTCCGATTCATACCAATCTACCGGTAAGCTGAGTTTTATCATTGCAGGATTTGGCGTACTATGTGGAATTCTTATTCATGACCTGGGTCTGCTCTCCATTGTATCTGTGACACGAAAAGTAATGAGCAAAAAAATGATACAAGCTGTCTCTGCCATGGCTGGAGTCCTTTTGCTGGGTTTCTCGTTCTACTTTTTATATAAATTTATATTCGCTCTGTGGCTTCTATTTCAGTAG
- a CDS encoding GNAT family N-acetyltransferase, translated as MNMKIELVPRERSQVIRHLMQFYLYDFTKYLNIDVDSNGIFPEYPGLEAFWTEEDRKFPFLITSDGAPAGFALVEKLEPGSKDNDYYLTEFFVMQKYRRSGVGTRAAYELFKRFPGRWKVTQVRNNVIAQAFWRKIIGEYTGGRFREKFHPELGNPSQYFVT; from the coding sequence ATGAATATGAAAATAGAACTGGTTCCCCGGGAACGCAGTCAGGTGATACGGCATTTAATGCAATTTTATCTATATGATTTTACCAAATATCTGAATATTGATGTAGACAGTAACGGCATTTTTCCGGAATATCCCGGTCTGGAGGCATTCTGGACAGAGGAGGACCGCAAGTTTCCTTTTTTGATTACAAGTGATGGGGCACCTGCAGGGTTTGCTCTGGTGGAGAAACTGGAGCCTGGAAGCAAGGATAATGACTACTATTTAACTGAGTTTTTTGTGATGCAAAAATATCGGCGCAGTGGAGTGGGCACTCGGGCAGCATATGAATTGTTTAAACGTTTTCCTGGCAGATGGAAAGTAACCCAGGTTCGGAACAATGTCATTGCCCAGGCGTTCTGGCGAAAAATTATAGGGGAATATACGGGAGGACGCTTTCGGGAGAAGTTCCATCCAGAGCTGGGCAATCCAAGCCAGTATTTTGTAACCTGA
- the xerS gene encoding tyrosine recombinase XerS, with product MEVSNLTNVQKEIDRRKLDDKLPSMPWFVQQFMDYKLPDLSPSTLLEYLRDYEAFFGWLRAEGLSEASSNKEVTLTELEVLRMDSVTAYRLFLTTKREGTNSRITVSRKLSSLRSLFHYLSQIAEDEDFYPLLKRNIMAKIEIKRTHKPKDTAAKLKGKILEEEELLEFIGYILEGYAVDMEKNKQALYSHELNKERDACIASLILNSGLRVSEVVNLNVDDLDLNNKLLYVYRKGNNDETYKTPVYFREQAKDELATYMNLRQSRYRTPKREKGLFIALRNGDSEGSRMTKRAIQAMIMKYAKRFGKPYLTVHKLRHSFATDYYLQNDIYKTKEQLGHASTETTEIYAHLTDKTMSEAIERRTDDGM from the coding sequence ATGGAGGTGTCGAACTTGACCAACGTGCAAAAAGAGATTGATCGACGCAAGCTGGATGACAAACTACCTTCCATGCCTTGGTTCGTTCAGCAATTCATGGACTATAAGTTGCCTGACCTGTCCCCCTCTACCCTGCTCGAATATCTGAGAGATTACGAAGCTTTCTTCGGATGGTTGCGAGCAGAAGGGCTCTCCGAGGCAAGCTCTAATAAAGAAGTTACGTTGACTGAACTGGAAGTCCTACGCATGGATTCGGTTACCGCCTATCGGTTATTTCTCACAACCAAACGGGAAGGAACCAATTCCAGAATTACCGTCTCTCGCAAACTCTCTTCCCTTCGCTCCCTTTTTCATTATCTGAGCCAAATTGCGGAAGATGAAGACTTTTATCCGTTGCTGAAGCGGAACATTATGGCCAAAATCGAGATCAAGCGTACCCATAAACCCAAGGACACCGCTGCCAAACTCAAAGGTAAAATCCTGGAGGAAGAGGAACTGCTGGAATTTATCGGCTATATCCTTGAAGGTTACGCTGTTGATATGGAGAAGAACAAGCAGGCACTCTATTCCCATGAGCTCAACAAAGAACGAGACGCCTGTATTGCCAGCCTGATTCTCAATTCAGGTTTACGGGTGTCGGAAGTTGTGAACCTGAACGTCGATGACCTCGATCTGAACAACAAACTCCTGTATGTTTATCGCAAAGGTAATAATGACGAGACGTACAAGACACCCGTTTATTTCAGGGAACAGGCCAAGGACGAACTCGCGACCTATATGAATCTGCGGCAATCACGTTACCGTACGCCCAAGCGGGAGAAGGGTCTGTTCATTGCATTGCGTAACGGAGATTCAGAAGGCAGTCGAATGACCAAAAGAGCGATCCAGGCCATGATTATGAAATACGCCAAGCGCTTTGGCAAACCTTATCTAACCGTGCACAAATTACGCCATTCATTCGCAACAGACTATTATTTGCAAAATGATATTTACAAAACAAAAGAGCAGCTCGGCCACGCTTCTACGGAAACGACCGAGATCTATGCTCACCTTACCGACAAAACGATGTCCGAAGCCATCGAACGCCGTACTGACGACGGGATGTAA
- a CDS encoding LysE family transporter, whose translation MYIMLGYVILGLSLSAPIGPINAAQLDKGIRGGFMPAWCVGLGAIAADIIYMLLVYFGIVHLLELPFVRVFLWMFGCFVLIYTGVESIKNAGILAPSQMRGDDSELAKSFTQGFLMSLFNPLSIMFWLGIYGSVLAKAVNDSPMDQLLIYSGAIIFGVLLWDLFMATTVSFFRKYLTSTVLKGIALISGLSLVGFGCYFGYKAIQFLFFI comes from the coding sequence ATTTATATCATGTTAGGTTATGTGATCCTGGGATTATCACTTTCAGCCCCTATTGGACCCATCAATGCTGCGCAATTGGACAAGGGTATTCGAGGCGGGTTCATGCCTGCCTGGTGTGTTGGACTAGGAGCCATCGCAGCTGATATCATCTACATGCTGCTTGTGTATTTTGGCATCGTACATCTGCTTGAACTTCCGTTTGTAAGGGTATTCCTCTGGATGTTTGGTTGTTTTGTATTGATCTATACGGGTGTGGAAAGTATTAAAAATGCAGGAATCCTTGCCCCTTCTCAAATGAGAGGAGATGATTCGGAGCTTGCCAAGTCATTTACTCAAGGATTCCTGATGTCTCTGTTTAACCCTCTTTCCATCATGTTCTGGCTAGGCATTTATGGCTCTGTTCTAGCCAAGGCTGTAAATGACTCCCCTATGGATCAATTGTTGATATATAGTGGAGCTATCATCTTTGGCGTACTTCTGTGGGATCTATTCATGGCGACTACCGTAAGTTTTTTTCGCAAATACCTCACTTCTACTGTGCTTAAAGGAATTGCTCTCATTTCCGGACTTTCTTTAGTCGGTTTTGGCTGTTACTTCGGATATAAAGCCATTCAATTTCTCTTCTTTATTTGA
- a CDS encoding aldo/keto reductase: METRKYGNTGMNVSTLGFGGAEIGKDVSKTDVATLLNSALDAGLNVIDTAECYGDSEELIGEVLSHRRDDYYLFTKCGHAAGVEGPDWDAKVLEQTIDRSLKRLKTDYVDVIHLHSCSEEVLRQGAVIEVLQRAKEAGKTRFIGYSGDTTDALYAIQTGVFDSLETSLNIADQEAIDLTLPEARKRNMGVIAKRPIANAAWTYETLSEEAYPFIYWKRLSELNYGFLGEDAQAAVETALRFTLSTEGVDTAIVGTAKPNRWQQNADLVAKGPLPQELYDEIRARWKEIAGADWTGRT; this comes from the coding sequence ATGGAAACGCGCAAGTACGGTAATACTGGCATGAACGTAAGTACACTTGGATTTGGCGGAGCGGAAATAGGCAAAGATGTATCCAAAACGGATGTAGCGACATTGCTGAATAGTGCCCTGGATGCGGGATTAAACGTAATTGACACGGCTGAATGTTACGGTGACAGCGAGGAATTAATCGGTGAGGTGCTGTCACATCGGCGTGATGACTACTATTTGTTCACCAAATGTGGACATGCTGCCGGGGTCGAAGGTCCGGATTGGGATGCCAAAGTACTGGAGCAAACAATTGACCGTAGTCTGAAACGGCTGAAAACGGACTATGTGGATGTTATCCATTTGCATAGCTGCTCCGAAGAAGTACTCCGACAAGGAGCAGTAATCGAAGTGCTACAGCGTGCCAAGGAAGCAGGAAAGACCAGATTTATCGGATATAGTGGTGATACAACAGATGCGCTATATGCGATTCAGACCGGAGTATTTGACAGCCTGGAGACTTCATTAAATATCGCAGATCAGGAAGCAATTGATCTTACGTTGCCTGAGGCAAGAAAAAGAAACATGGGGGTAATCGCCAAAAGGCCTATTGCCAATGCGGCCTGGACGTATGAAACACTTTCGGAAGAGGCTTATCCATTTATATACTGGAAGCGCTTAAGTGAACTGAACTATGGTTTTCTGGGTGAAGATGCCCAGGCAGCGGTGGAAACAGCACTGCGTTTTACGCTAAGTACCGAAGGTGTAGACACAGCTATTGTAGGAACAGCCAAGCCAAATCGCTGGCAGCAAAATGCTGATCTTGTGGCTAAAGGGCCACTTCCGCAGGAACTGTATGATGAGATTAGAGCACGATGGAAAGAAATCGCCGGAGCAGACTGGACTGGCCGGACCTGA
- a CDS encoding manganese catalase family protein: MFFNIKELQYHAKPDRPDPVFARKLQEVLGGQFGEITVAMQYLFQGWNVRGDGKYKDLLMDTGTEELAHVEMLATMIARLLDNAPLTTLEEAAKDPVINAILGGSNPQHAIVSGLGAAPTDSNGYPWNAKYTIASGNLLADFRHNLAAESQGRLQVARLYEMTNDRGVKDMLSWLLARDTMHQNQWIAAIRELEEKEGIVVPSTFPKELEKREVAYVLFNFSRGDESATGRWAHGPSMDGQGTFQYVQHPQPLAPAPKLPPAPPYIFDTPPEVLRKGSSADIPPFMP, encoded by the coding sequence TTGTTTTTTAATATCAAGGAGTTGCAGTATCATGCCAAGCCGGATCGACCCGATCCCGTGTTTGCAAGAAAACTACAAGAAGTACTGGGAGGACAATTTGGCGAAATTACCGTAGCCATGCAGTATTTATTTCAGGGCTGGAATGTCCGTGGAGATGGGAAATATAAGGACCTTCTTATGGATACGGGAACCGAAGAACTCGCTCATGTTGAGATGCTGGCTACGATGATCGCTCGCTTGCTGGACAATGCTCCATTAACCACACTGGAAGAAGCTGCCAAAGACCCGGTTATTAATGCGATACTCGGTGGGAGTAATCCACAACATGCCATTGTAAGCGGACTTGGAGCAGCCCCAACCGATAGTAATGGATATCCATGGAATGCAAAGTACACAATAGCAAGTGGTAATTTATTAGCTGATTTCAGACATAATCTAGCAGCAGAATCTCAAGGCAGACTTCAGGTTGCCAGGTTATATGAAATGACCAATGACCGCGGTGTAAAAGACATGTTATCGTGGTTGCTTGCTCGGGATACCATGCATCAGAATCAGTGGATTGCAGCGATAAGAGAACTTGAAGAAAAAGAAGGAATTGTTGTACCCAGCACGTTCCCGAAAGAACTTGAGAAGAGAGAGGTTGCATATGTTCTCTTTAACTTCTCTCGTGGTGATGAGAGCGCAACCGGACGGTGGGCTCACGGTCCAAGTATGGATGGGCAAGGTACTTTCCAATATGTTCAGCATCCTCAGCCTTTGGCACCTGCGCCTAAACTTCCGCCAGCGCCGCCGTATATTTTTGATACCCCACCTGAGGTTCTAAGAAAAGGAAGTTCAGCGGATATACCACCGTTTATGCCATAG
- a CDS encoding glucose 1-dehydrogenase, with product MNAPTFHLDGQTALVTGAGRGIGKAIAIGLAQSGSDVVLVSRTMKEIEETAAYIYEQTGRKALALTADVTSREQMEETFQEAISEMGSLDILVNNAGMNIRTPALEVTDEQWETIMQTNLKSAFFASQLVGQHMKERGTGKIINISSVGGHTALRTGVVYGATKAALIHMTKVLALEWGKYGIRVNSVGPWYFRTPLTEKLLDDPQYLQEIVSRTPLQRVGELEEVVGPVVFLASDAAGYITGQTLLVDGGMSIYGF from the coding sequence ATGAACGCACCCACATTCCATCTCGATGGACAGACAGCACTGGTGACAGGTGCAGGGAGAGGGATCGGAAAAGCAATTGCGATTGGACTTGCCCAATCAGGCAGTGACGTTGTACTTGTATCCCGAACGATGAAAGAGATTGAGGAGACAGCTGCCTACATCTATGAACAGACAGGGCGTAAAGCGCTCGCTCTGACTGCGGATGTGACATCAAGAGAACAAATGGAAGAGACATTTCAAGAGGCGATCTCGGAGATGGGCAGCCTGGATATTCTGGTGAATAATGCAGGTATGAACATACGGACGCCAGCACTGGAAGTAACGGACGAGCAGTGGGAGACCATCATGCAGACAAACTTAAAATCGGCTTTCTTCGCTTCACAATTGGTGGGTCAGCATATGAAAGAACGTGGGACCGGGAAGATCATTAACATCTCTTCGGTAGGCGGTCACACGGCTTTGCGGACAGGGGTTGTATACGGCGCGACCAAAGCTGCGTTAATTCATATGACCAAAGTGCTCGCACTGGAATGGGGCAAGTATGGAATCCGTGTCAATTCAGTAGGGCCATGGTATTTCCGAACCCCTCTGACTGAAAAACTGCTGGATGATCCCCAGTATTTGCAGGAAATTGTAAGCCGCACACCGCTTCAGCGCGTTGGAGAACTGGAGGAAGTGGTAGGACCGGTTGTATTCCTGGCATCAGATGCAGCGGGATACATAACGGGTCAGACGTTATTGGTTGACGGTGGAATGTCCATTTATGGCTTCTAA
- a CDS encoding amino acid permease, with translation MSKASTNATEEKKLKWWQLSLLGVAGTIGTGYFLGSSLAISIGGPAVLLAYILAALGTYVVFDALARMTADHPEQGSFRSYAKKAFGSWAGFASGWFYWFSELLIMGSQLTALSIFSRFWFPSVPLWIFAAGFGIVGLCIVFFGNKGFDRVENVLAIIKIAAIIMFLVLAIALLAGWIGGTKYEHKVPLDMAAIFPKGGIGLWSAFLFAFYAYGGIEVLGIMSYRLQKPEDAPKAGKVMLIALSTVYVVSIGLALIMVPLNAFNPKESPFVLALSSDHLAFVPHLFNGVLIVAGFSTMTASLYAVTSMIITLAQEGDAPQLFSRKWKTKYPLFALSLIGCGLVGTIIMSLLLPGKVYEYITTAAGLMLLYNWSFILLSSGKLLKSGKFDVIKRWIGLLLITAAVTGTLFHALSRPGFYISLLLVSLIAISDVIVQRIRKKKPASQTSSNAEKDKSEEYEQHSTGISSYHITGIRLRKKNKLK, from the coding sequence ATGAGTAAAGCATCAACTAACGCTACAGAAGAGAAGAAACTGAAATGGTGGCAATTAAGTCTGCTAGGTGTGGCAGGAACAATTGGTACAGGGTATTTTCTGGGTTCCAGCCTTGCGATCTCGATTGGTGGTCCAGCTGTGCTGCTGGCCTATATCTTGGCGGCCTTGGGTACATATGTAGTTTTTGATGCGCTCGCGAGAATGACAGCGGACCATCCGGAACAAGGATCTTTTCGTTCATATGCCAAGAAAGCCTTTGGAAGTTGGGCAGGCTTTGCGAGCGGATGGTTCTATTGGTTTTCGGAGTTGCTCATTATGGGGAGTCAGCTAACCGCATTGTCCATTTTCTCCAGGTTCTGGTTCCCTTCTGTTCCGCTCTGGATCTTTGCTGCAGGATTCGGAATTGTAGGTCTTTGTATTGTATTCTTCGGTAACAAGGGATTTGACCGGGTTGAAAATGTACTGGCTATCATTAAAATTGCAGCGATCATCATGTTCTTGGTGCTTGCCATCGCCCTTCTCGCAGGGTGGATTGGGGGAACAAAGTATGAACACAAAGTACCGCTGGATATGGCAGCGATTTTTCCAAAGGGTGGCATCGGATTGTGGTCTGCGTTTCTTTTTGCGTTCTATGCTTATGGAGGTATTGAAGTTCTTGGCATTATGTCATATCGGCTGCAAAAACCGGAGGATGCCCCAAAGGCAGGAAAAGTCATGCTTATTGCGCTATCCACCGTATATGTTGTATCCATTGGACTCGCGTTAATTATGGTTCCTTTGAATGCATTCAATCCCAAGGAGAGTCCATTTGTACTGGCACTCAGTAGTGATCACCTTGCTTTTGTCCCACATTTGTTCAACGGGGTGCTCATTGTAGCCGGATTTTCAACGATGACAGCTTCGCTCTATGCGGTGACGTCTATGATTATTACCCTCGCTCAGGAGGGAGACGCCCCGCAGTTATTTTCTCGAAAGTGGAAAACGAAGTATCCGTTATTTGCCTTGTCCCTCATTGGTTGTGGGTTAGTTGGTACGATCATCATGTCTCTCTTACTCCCAGGTAAAGTATATGAATACATCACAACTGCAGCTGGACTGATGCTTCTGTACAACTGGTCGTTTATTTTGTTATCCTCCGGTAAATTGTTGAAATCAGGCAAGTTCGATGTGATCAAACGCTGGATTGGCTTATTGTTGATCACTGCTGCAGTCACTGGAACACTTTTTCATGCACTCAGCAGACCGGGGTTCTATATTAGCTTATTGCTTGTCTCTCTCATTGCCATTAGTGACGTTATTGTACAACGGATTCGCAAGAAGAAACCTGCGTCCCAAACATCATCAAACGCCGAGAAAGACAAAAGTGAAGAATATGAGCAGCATTCTACGGGTATAAGCAGTTATCACATCACGGGTATTCGGTTACGCAAAAAAAACAAACTCAAATAA
- a CDS encoding YqcI/YcgG family protein yields MSLLFSSSEIENEEIPLETWKRDAYRLFSSKMSDREARFPCIPATQAFALGHLRYGFVSNFGDESAERNVSDILKEYGECSRSFGEYSSLILFFDKEKQVRDVLAYEKAFWDLLSQIRHLDNKPWPKDIPEDPEHPMWEFCYNDERYFVYCGTPAHVSRQSRHFPYFMLALTPRWVLDIWNAQPQKAAAIAPRIRARLAAYDTIPAHPELKQYGSQGNLEYKQYFLRDDDTAPSKCPFLRSLQQGNVKE; encoded by the coding sequence ATGTCGTTGTTGTTTTCATCTTCTGAGATTGAGAATGAGGAGATCCCTCTCGAAACCTGGAAAAGAGATGCTTACCGTTTATTCTCTTCGAAAATGAGTGACCGGGAGGCTCGATTTCCCTGTATTCCGGCTACACAGGCTTTTGCCCTGGGTCACCTCCGATACGGCTTTGTTTCTAATTTCGGAGACGAGTCTGCAGAACGTAATGTATCAGACATACTCAAGGAATATGGAGAATGCTCTCGTTCATTCGGAGAATATTCTTCATTGATTTTATTTTTTGATAAGGAAAAACAAGTCCGGGATGTATTGGCCTACGAAAAAGCCTTTTGGGATTTATTAAGCCAGATTAGACACTTGGATAACAAGCCTTGGCCAAAAGATATTCCAGAAGACCCGGAGCATCCCATGTGGGAGTTTTGTTACAATGACGAACGGTATTTTGTCTATTGCGGGACGCCAGCCCATGTATCACGACAAAGTCGCCACTTTCCTTATTTCATGTTAGCTCTAACACCGCGCTGGGTACTCGATATATGGAACGCACAACCTCAGAAAGCTGCAGCGATTGCTCCAAGAATCCGCGCACGCTTGGCTGCCTACGATACCATACCGGCACATCCTGAATTAAAGCAATACGGATCACAAGGCAACCTGGAGTATAAACAATATTTTTTGCGAGATGACGATACCGCTCCTTCCAAATGCCCGTTTCTTCGATCTCTTCAGCAAGGCAACGTAAAGGAATAG